From the Cryptomeria japonica chromosome 2, Sugi_1.0, whole genome shotgun sequence genome, one window contains:
- the LOC131065910 gene encoding heavy metal-associated isoprenylated plant protein 39: MNLCSVVCLSDSLICVSKTHYQDTKLKMVLKLTIEDEKRKRKVLKVVAAVEGVDSVIVEMKENKITIIGNADPVCVTGRLRKFGFGYAELLSVGPAKEEKKDEKKVEKKEEKKPETPKVVYAYPPGNRYSYFSMENPNIWTTS; this comes from the exons ATGAATTTATGTTCTGTTGTCTGCTTAAGTGACTCACTCATATGTGTGAGCAAAACCCATTACCAAGATACCAAACTGAAG atggTGTTAAAATTGACGATTGAGGAcgagaaaagaaagagaaaggtCCTCAAGGTGGTTGCAGCCGTCGAAG gGGTGGATTCTGTAATTGTGGAAATGAAGGAAAACAAGATCACTATAattgggaatgcagaccctgtgtGTGTAACCGGAAGACTCAGGAAATTCGGATTTGGCTACGCAGAGCTGCTCAGCGTGGGTCCTGCCAAGGAGGAAAAAAAAGATGAGAAGAAGgttgagaagaaagaagagaaaaaaccaGAAACCCCAAAAGTTGTTTATGCTTACCCGCCTGGTAATCGTTACAGTTACTTCAGTATGGAGAATCCCAATATCTGGACCACCTCATAA